From Pan paniscus chromosome 9, NHGRI_mPanPan1-v2.0_pri, whole genome shotgun sequence, the proteins below share one genomic window:
- the EML3 gene encoding echinoderm microtubule-associated protein-like 3 isoform X6 — MDGAAGPGDGPAREALQSLSQRLRVQEQEMELVKAALAEALRLLRLQVPPSSLQGSGTPAPPGDSSLAAPPGLPPTCTPSLVSRGTQTETEVELKSSPGPPGLSNGPPAPQGASEEPSGTQSEGGGSSSSGAGSPGPPGILRPLQPPQRADTPRRNSSSSSSPSERPRQKLSRKAISSANLLVRSGSTESRGGKDPLSSPGGPGSRRSNYNLEGISVKMFLRGRPITMYIPSGIRSLEELPSGPPPETLSLDWVYGYRGRDSRSNLFVLRSGEVVYFIACVVVLYRPGGGPGGPGGGGQRHYRGHTDCVRCLAVHPDGVRVASGQTAGVDKDGKPLQPVVHIWDSETLLKLQEIGLGAFERGVGALAFSAADQGAFLCVVDDSNEHMLSVWDCSRGMKLAEIKSTNDSVLAVGFNPRDSSCIVTSGKSHVHFWNWSGGVGVPGNGTLTRKQGVFGKYKKPKFIPCFVFLPDGDILTGDSEGNILTWGRSPSDSKTPGRGGAKETYGIVAQAHAHEGSIFALCLRRDGTVLSGGGRDRRLVQWGPGLVALQETEIPEHFGAVRAIAEGLGSELLVGTTKNALLRGDLAQGFSPVIQGHTDELWGLCTHPSQNRFLTCGHDRQLCLWDGESHALAWSIDLKETGLCADFHPSGAVVAVGLNTGRWLVLDTETREIVSDVIDGNEQLSVVRYSPDGLYLAIGSHDNVIYIYSVSSDGAKSSRFGRCMGHSSFITHLDWSKDGNFIMSNSGDYEILYWDVAGGCKQLKNRYESRDREWATYTCVLGFHVYVPVRSCQGAEPHVRGPRQPRDQRPIHARRLAPRLAGRQGRQHLPVASAGRWGRGAGARHALSNPLPVPRLLPRRLIAAWRDRLARRRGPAPPRPALPCPNPPRLGADSFLD, encoded by the exons ATGGACGGGGCCGCGGGGCCCG GTGACGGCCCTGCTCGGGAGGCCCTCCAGTCTCTGAGCCAGCGGCTTCGGGTGCAGGAGCAGGAGATGGAACTGGTAAAGGCAGCCCTGGCAGAAGCCCTTCGCCTGCTGCGGCTGCAGGTGCCCCCTTCCTCCCTGCAGGGCTCTGGCACACCAGCTCCTCCGGGGGACAG CAGTCTTGCAGCCCCCCCAGGACTGCCACCCACGTGCACCCCTTCCTTGGTGAGCCGAGGCACCCAGACGGAGACAGAGGTGGAGCTCAAGTCATCCCCTGGACCCCCTGGCCTGAGCAATGGACCCCCAGCCCCTCAGGGGGCCAGCGAAGAGCCTAGTGGGACCCAATCTGAAGGAgggggcagcagcagcagtggtgcTGGCTCCCCTGGCCCCCCGGGGATCCTCAGGCCCCTGCAGCCCCCACAGCGTGCTGACAC GCCGCGAAGaaattcttcctcctcctcatccccctcAGAGCGGCCTCGGCAGAAGCTCTCCAGGAAGGCAATCTCCTCCGCCAACCTGTTAGTGCGGTCCGGGAGCACAGAGAG CCGTGGGGGAAAAGACCCCCTCTCCAGCCCTGGGGGCCCTGGATCTCGGAGGAGCAATTACAATTTGG AAGGCATCTCAGTGAAGATGTTCCTTCGAGGGCGCCCCATTACCATGTACATCCCGTCTGGCATCCGCAGCCTTGAGGAGCTGCCGAGTGGCCCACCGCCAGAGACCCTCAGCCTTGACTGGGT TTATGGGTACAGGGGTCGTGACTCCCGCTCTAATCTGTTTGTGCTGCGCTCTGGGGAGGTGGTCTACTTTATCGCCTGTGTGGTGGTGCTGTACCGGCCTGGAGGAGGCCCAGGGGGTCCTGGAGGTGGCGGCCAGAGACATTACCGGGGGCACACAGACTGCGTTCGATG CCTTGCTGTTCACCCTGATGGTGTTCGGGTAGCCTCGGGACAGACAGCTGGAGTGGATAAGGATGGAAAG CCCCTGCAGCCTGTGGTTCACATCTGGGACTCAGAGACGCTGTTGAAACTGCAGGAGATTGGACTGGGGGCCTTCGAGCGGGGTGTTGGGGCCCTGGCCTTTTCAGCTGCG GATCAGGGTGCCTTTCTTTGTGTGGTGGATGATTCCAATGAGCACATGCTGTCGGTGTGGGACTGCAGCCGGGGAATGAAGCTGGCTGAGATCAAG AGTACAAATGACTCAGTCCTGGCCGTTGGCTTCAACCCTCGTGACAGCAGCTGCATCGTCACCAGTGGGAAATCTCACGTCCACTTCTGGAATTGGAGTGGTGGAGTAGGGGTTCCTGGGAATGGGACCCTTACCCGGAAACAGGGTGTCTTTGGG AAATACAAGAAACCCAAGTTTATCCCTTGCTTTGTGTTCCTTCCGGATGGAGACATTCTCACTGGAGACTCAGAGGGGAACATTCTCACCTGGGGGCGGAGCCCTTCAGATTCCAAGACCCCAGGCAGGGGTGGCGCCAAAG AGACCTATGGGATTGTGGCCCAGGCTCACGCTCATGAAGGTTCTATCTTCGCCTTGTGTCTCCGGAGGGACGGGACAGTGCTGAGTGGTGGCGGGCGGGACCGCCGGCTGGTACAGTGGGGGCCCGGGTTGGTGGCCctccaggagactgag ATTCCCGAGCACTTTGGGGCCGTGCGAGCCATTGCTGAAGGGCTTGGCTCTGAGCTGCTGGTGGGAACCACGAAGAATGCATTGCTGAGGGGAGATCTGGCCCAGGGCTTCTCCCCTGTAATCCAG GGCCACACTGATGAGCTCTGGGGGCTCTGCACACACCCCTCCCAGAACCGCTTCCTCACCTGCGGCCACGACCGGCAGCTCTGCCTGTGGGATGGGGAGAGCCATGCACTGGCCTGGAGCATCGACCTCAAG gAGACTGGTCTCTGTGCTGACTTCCACCCGAGTGGGGCAGTTGTGGCCGTAGGACTGAACACGGGGAG GTGGTTGGTTTTGGACACAGAGACCAGAGAGATCGTGTCTGATGTCATTGATGGCAATGAGCAGCTCTCAGTGGTCCGGTACAGCCCAG ATGGGTTGTACCTGGCCATTGGTTCCCATGACAACGTGATCTACATCTATAGTGTTTCCAGTGATGGTGCCAAATCCAGCCGCTTTGGCCGCTGTATG GGTCACTCCAGCTTCATCACTCATCTTGACTGGTCCAAGGATGGGAATTTCATCATGTCCAATTCTGGGGACTATGAGATTCTTTACT GGGACGTGGCTGGAGGCTGCAAGCAGCTGAAGAATCGCTATGAGAGCCGAGACCGGGAATGGGCTACCTACACCTGTGTGCTGGGTTTTCACGTCTACG TACCCGTGCGCTCGTGCCAAG GCGCCGAGCCGCATGTACGGGGGCCACGGCAGCCACGTGACCAGCGTCCGATTCACGCACGACGACTCGCACCTCGTCTCGCTGGGCGGCAAGGACGCCAGCATCTTCCAGTGGCGAGTGCTGGGCGCTGGGGGCGCGGGGCCGGCGCCCGCCACGCCCTCTCGAACCCCCTCCCTGTCCCCCGCCTCCTCCCTCGACGTTTGATCGCTGCCTGGCGGGACCGACTGGCCCGGCGGCgtggccccgccccgccccgccctgccCTTCCCTGCCCTAATCCCCCACGACTAGGGGCCGACTCTTTCCTCGACTGA
- the EML3 gene encoding echinoderm microtubule-associated protein-like 3 isoform X2 encodes MVLPVFAEAETAAGRELCQVSRLPCQKEALDPLPPSPPLWTSIQAWGCLKGAVLPDTCDGPAREALQSLSQRLRVQEQEMELVKAALAEALRLLRLQVPPSSLQGSGTPAPPGDSSLAAPPGLPPTCTPSLVSRGTQTETEVELKSSPGPPGLSNGPPAPQGASEEPSGTQSEGGGSSSSGAGSPGPPGILRPLQPPQRADTPRRNSSSSSSPSERPRQKLSRKAISSANLLVRSGSTESRGGKDPLSSPGGPGSRRSNYNLEGISVKMFLRGRPITMYIPSGIRSLEELPSGPPPETLSLDWVYGYRGRDSRSNLFVLRSGEVVYFIACVVVLYRPGGGPGGPGGGGQRHYRGHTDCVRCLAVHPDGVRVASGQTAGVDKDGKPLQPVVHIWDSETLLKLQEIGLGAFERGVGALAFSAADQGAFLCVVDDSNEHMLSVWDCSRGMKLAEIKSTNDSVLAVGFNPRDSSCIVTSGKSHVHFWNWSGGVGVPGNGTLTRKQGVFGKYKKPKFIPCFVFLPDGDILTGDSEGNILTWGRSPSDSKTPGRGGAKETYGIVAQAHAHEGSIFALCLRRDGTVLSGGGRDRRLVQWGPGLVALQETEIPEHFGAVRAIAEGLGSELLVGTTKNALLRGDLAQGFSPVIQGHTDELWGLCTHPSQNRFLTCGHDRQLCLWDGESHALAWSIDLKETGLCADFHPSGAVVAVGLNTGRWLVLDTETREIVSDVIDGNEQLSVVRYSPDGLYLAIGSHDNVIYIYSVSSDGAKSSRFGRCMGHSSFITHLDWSKDGNFIMSNSGDYEILYWDVAGGCKQLKNRYESRDREWATYTCVLGFHVYVPVRSCQGAEPHVRGPRQPRDQRPIHARRLAPRLAGRQGRQHLPVASAGRWGRGAGARHALSNPLPVPRLLPRRLIAAWRDRLARRRGPAPPRPALPCPNPPRLGADSFLD; translated from the exons ATGGTACTCCCAGTCTTTGCGGAGGCTGAGACGGCAGCAGGAAGGGAGCTTTGCCAGGTTTCTCGCCTGCCCTGCCAGAAGGAGGCCCTTGATCCTTTACCACCGTCTCCTCCCCTCTGGACGAGCATTCAAGCCTGGGGCTGCCTGAAAGGGGCAGTCCTACCGGACACAT GTGACGGCCCTGCTCGGGAGGCCCTCCAGTCTCTGAGCCAGCGGCTTCGGGTGCAGGAGCAGGAGATGGAACTGGTAAAGGCAGCCCTGGCAGAAGCCCTTCGCCTGCTGCGGCTGCAGGTGCCCCCTTCCTCCCTGCAGGGCTCTGGCACACCAGCTCCTCCGGGGGACAG CAGTCTTGCAGCCCCCCCAGGACTGCCACCCACGTGCACCCCTTCCTTGGTGAGCCGAGGCACCCAGACGGAGACAGAGGTGGAGCTCAAGTCATCCCCTGGACCCCCTGGCCTGAGCAATGGACCCCCAGCCCCTCAGGGGGCCAGCGAAGAGCCTAGTGGGACCCAATCTGAAGGAgggggcagcagcagcagtggtgcTGGCTCCCCTGGCCCCCCGGGGATCCTCAGGCCCCTGCAGCCCCCACAGCGTGCTGACAC GCCGCGAAGaaattcttcctcctcctcatccccctcAGAGCGGCCTCGGCAGAAGCTCTCCAGGAAGGCAATCTCCTCCGCCAACCTGTTAGTGCGGTCCGGGAGCACAGAGAG CCGTGGGGGAAAAGACCCCCTCTCCAGCCCTGGGGGCCCTGGATCTCGGAGGAGCAATTACAATTTGG AAGGCATCTCAGTGAAGATGTTCCTTCGAGGGCGCCCCATTACCATGTACATCCCGTCTGGCATCCGCAGCCTTGAGGAGCTGCCGAGTGGCCCACCGCCAGAGACCCTCAGCCTTGACTGGGT TTATGGGTACAGGGGTCGTGACTCCCGCTCTAATCTGTTTGTGCTGCGCTCTGGGGAGGTGGTCTACTTTATCGCCTGTGTGGTGGTGCTGTACCGGCCTGGAGGAGGCCCAGGGGGTCCTGGAGGTGGCGGCCAGAGACATTACCGGGGGCACACAGACTGCGTTCGATG CCTTGCTGTTCACCCTGATGGTGTTCGGGTAGCCTCGGGACAGACAGCTGGAGTGGATAAGGATGGAAAG CCCCTGCAGCCTGTGGTTCACATCTGGGACTCAGAGACGCTGTTGAAACTGCAGGAGATTGGACTGGGGGCCTTCGAGCGGGGTGTTGGGGCCCTGGCCTTTTCAGCTGCG GATCAGGGTGCCTTTCTTTGTGTGGTGGATGATTCCAATGAGCACATGCTGTCGGTGTGGGACTGCAGCCGGGGAATGAAGCTGGCTGAGATCAAG AGTACAAATGACTCAGTCCTGGCCGTTGGCTTCAACCCTCGTGACAGCAGCTGCATCGTCACCAGTGGGAAATCTCACGTCCACTTCTGGAATTGGAGTGGTGGAGTAGGGGTTCCTGGGAATGGGACCCTTACCCGGAAACAGGGTGTCTTTGGG AAATACAAGAAACCCAAGTTTATCCCTTGCTTTGTGTTCCTTCCGGATGGAGACATTCTCACTGGAGACTCAGAGGGGAACATTCTCACCTGGGGGCGGAGCCCTTCAGATTCCAAGACCCCAGGCAGGGGTGGCGCCAAAG AGACCTATGGGATTGTGGCCCAGGCTCACGCTCATGAAGGTTCTATCTTCGCCTTGTGTCTCCGGAGGGACGGGACAGTGCTGAGTGGTGGCGGGCGGGACCGCCGGCTGGTACAGTGGGGGCCCGGGTTGGTGGCCctccaggagactgag ATTCCCGAGCACTTTGGGGCCGTGCGAGCCATTGCTGAAGGGCTTGGCTCTGAGCTGCTGGTGGGAACCACGAAGAATGCATTGCTGAGGGGAGATCTGGCCCAGGGCTTCTCCCCTGTAATCCAG GGCCACACTGATGAGCTCTGGGGGCTCTGCACACACCCCTCCCAGAACCGCTTCCTCACCTGCGGCCACGACCGGCAGCTCTGCCTGTGGGATGGGGAGAGCCATGCACTGGCCTGGAGCATCGACCTCAAG gAGACTGGTCTCTGTGCTGACTTCCACCCGAGTGGGGCAGTTGTGGCCGTAGGACTGAACACGGGGAG GTGGTTGGTTTTGGACACAGAGACCAGAGAGATCGTGTCTGATGTCATTGATGGCAATGAGCAGCTCTCAGTGGTCCGGTACAGCCCAG ATGGGTTGTACCTGGCCATTGGTTCCCATGACAACGTGATCTACATCTATAGTGTTTCCAGTGATGGTGCCAAATCCAGCCGCTTTGGCCGCTGTATG GGTCACTCCAGCTTCATCACTCATCTTGACTGGTCCAAGGATGGGAATTTCATCATGTCCAATTCTGGGGACTATGAGATTCTTTACT GGGACGTGGCTGGAGGCTGCAAGCAGCTGAAGAATCGCTATGAGAGCCGAGACCGGGAATGGGCTACCTACACCTGTGTGCTGGGTTTTCACGTCTACG TACCCGTGCGCTCGTGCCAAG GCGCCGAGCCGCATGTACGGGGGCCACGGCAGCCACGTGACCAGCGTCCGATTCACGCACGACGACTCGCACCTCGTCTCGCTGGGCGGCAAGGACGCCAGCATCTTCCAGTGGCGAGTGCTGGGCGCTGGGGGCGCGGGGCCGGCGCCCGCCACGCCCTCTCGAACCCCCTCCCTGTCCCCCGCCTCCTCCCTCGACGTTTGATCGCTGCCTGGCGGGACCGACTGGCCCGGCGGCgtggccccgccccgccccgccctgccCTTCCCTGCCCTAATCCCCCACGACTAGGGGCCGACTCTTTCCTCGACTGA
- the EML3 gene encoding echinoderm microtubule-associated protein-like 3 isoform X8: MDGAAGPGDGPAREALQSLSQRLRVQEQEMELVKAALAEALRLLRLQVPPSSLQGSGTPAPPGDSLAAPPGLPPTCTPSLVSRGTQTETEVELKSSPGPPGLSNGPPAPQGASEEPSGTQSEGGGSSSSGAGSPGPPGILRPLQPPQRADTPRRNSSSSSSPSERPRQKLSRKAISSANLLVRSGSTESRGGKDPLSSPGGPGSRRSNYNLEGISVKMFLRGRPITMYIPSGIRSLEELPSGPPPETLSLDWVYGYRGRDSRSNLFVLRSGEVVYFIACVVVLYRPGGGPGGPGGGGQRHYRGHTDCVRCLAVHPDGVRVASGQTAGVDKDGKPLQPVVHIWDSETLLKLQEIGLGAFERGVGALAFSAADQGAFLCVVDDSNEHMLSVWDCSRGMKLAEIKSTNDSVLAVGFNPRDSSCIVTSGKSHVHFWNWSGGVGVPGNGTLTRKQGVFGKYKKPKFIPCFVFLPDGDILTGDSEGNILTWGRSPSDSKTPGRGGAKETYGIVAQAHAHEGSIFALCLRRDGTVLSGGGRDRRLVQWGPGLVALQETEIPEHFGAVRAIAEGLGSELLVGTTKNALLRGDLAQGFSPVIQGHTDELWGLCTHPSQNRFLTCGHDRQLCLWDGESHALAWSIDLKETGLCADFHPSGAVVAVGLNTGRWLVLDTETREIVSDVIDGNEQLSVVRYSPDGLYLAIGSHDNVIYIYSVSSDGAKSSRFGRCMGHSSFITHLDWSKDGNFIMSNSGDYEILYWDVAGGCKQLKNRYESRDREWATYTCVLGFHVYVPVRSCQGAEPHVRGPRQPRDQRPIHARRLAPRLAGRQGRQHLPVASAGRWGRGAGARHALSNPLPVPRLLPRRLIAAWRDRLARRRGPAPPRPALPCPNPPRLGADSFLD, encoded by the exons ATGGACGGGGCCGCGGGGCCCG GTGACGGCCCTGCTCGGGAGGCCCTCCAGTCTCTGAGCCAGCGGCTTCGGGTGCAGGAGCAGGAGATGGAACTGGTAAAGGCAGCCCTGGCAGAAGCCCTTCGCCTGCTGCGGCTGCAGGTGCCCCCTTCCTCCCTGCAGGGCTCTGGCACACCAGCTCCTCCGGGGGACAG TCTTGCAGCCCCCCCAGGACTGCCACCCACGTGCACCCCTTCCTTGGTGAGCCGAGGCACCCAGACGGAGACAGAGGTGGAGCTCAAGTCATCCCCTGGACCCCCTGGCCTGAGCAATGGACCCCCAGCCCCTCAGGGGGCCAGCGAAGAGCCTAGTGGGACCCAATCTGAAGGAgggggcagcagcagcagtggtgcTGGCTCCCCTGGCCCCCCGGGGATCCTCAGGCCCCTGCAGCCCCCACAGCGTGCTGACAC GCCGCGAAGaaattcttcctcctcctcatccccctcAGAGCGGCCTCGGCAGAAGCTCTCCAGGAAGGCAATCTCCTCCGCCAACCTGTTAGTGCGGTCCGGGAGCACAGAGAG CCGTGGGGGAAAAGACCCCCTCTCCAGCCCTGGGGGCCCTGGATCTCGGAGGAGCAATTACAATTTGG AAGGCATCTCAGTGAAGATGTTCCTTCGAGGGCGCCCCATTACCATGTACATCCCGTCTGGCATCCGCAGCCTTGAGGAGCTGCCGAGTGGCCCACCGCCAGAGACCCTCAGCCTTGACTGGGT TTATGGGTACAGGGGTCGTGACTCCCGCTCTAATCTGTTTGTGCTGCGCTCTGGGGAGGTGGTCTACTTTATCGCCTGTGTGGTGGTGCTGTACCGGCCTGGAGGAGGCCCAGGGGGTCCTGGAGGTGGCGGCCAGAGACATTACCGGGGGCACACAGACTGCGTTCGATG CCTTGCTGTTCACCCTGATGGTGTTCGGGTAGCCTCGGGACAGACAGCTGGAGTGGATAAGGATGGAAAG CCCCTGCAGCCTGTGGTTCACATCTGGGACTCAGAGACGCTGTTGAAACTGCAGGAGATTGGACTGGGGGCCTTCGAGCGGGGTGTTGGGGCCCTGGCCTTTTCAGCTGCG GATCAGGGTGCCTTTCTTTGTGTGGTGGATGATTCCAATGAGCACATGCTGTCGGTGTGGGACTGCAGCCGGGGAATGAAGCTGGCTGAGATCAAG AGTACAAATGACTCAGTCCTGGCCGTTGGCTTCAACCCTCGTGACAGCAGCTGCATCGTCACCAGTGGGAAATCTCACGTCCACTTCTGGAATTGGAGTGGTGGAGTAGGGGTTCCTGGGAATGGGACCCTTACCCGGAAACAGGGTGTCTTTGGG AAATACAAGAAACCCAAGTTTATCCCTTGCTTTGTGTTCCTTCCGGATGGAGACATTCTCACTGGAGACTCAGAGGGGAACATTCTCACCTGGGGGCGGAGCCCTTCAGATTCCAAGACCCCAGGCAGGGGTGGCGCCAAAG AGACCTATGGGATTGTGGCCCAGGCTCACGCTCATGAAGGTTCTATCTTCGCCTTGTGTCTCCGGAGGGACGGGACAGTGCTGAGTGGTGGCGGGCGGGACCGCCGGCTGGTACAGTGGGGGCCCGGGTTGGTGGCCctccaggagactgag ATTCCCGAGCACTTTGGGGCCGTGCGAGCCATTGCTGAAGGGCTTGGCTCTGAGCTGCTGGTGGGAACCACGAAGAATGCATTGCTGAGGGGAGATCTGGCCCAGGGCTTCTCCCCTGTAATCCAG GGCCACACTGATGAGCTCTGGGGGCTCTGCACACACCCCTCCCAGAACCGCTTCCTCACCTGCGGCCACGACCGGCAGCTCTGCCTGTGGGATGGGGAGAGCCATGCACTGGCCTGGAGCATCGACCTCAAG gAGACTGGTCTCTGTGCTGACTTCCACCCGAGTGGGGCAGTTGTGGCCGTAGGACTGAACACGGGGAG GTGGTTGGTTTTGGACACAGAGACCAGAGAGATCGTGTCTGATGTCATTGATGGCAATGAGCAGCTCTCAGTGGTCCGGTACAGCCCAG ATGGGTTGTACCTGGCCATTGGTTCCCATGACAACGTGATCTACATCTATAGTGTTTCCAGTGATGGTGCCAAATCCAGCCGCTTTGGCCGCTGTATG GGTCACTCCAGCTTCATCACTCATCTTGACTGGTCCAAGGATGGGAATTTCATCATGTCCAATTCTGGGGACTATGAGATTCTTTACT GGGACGTGGCTGGAGGCTGCAAGCAGCTGAAGAATCGCTATGAGAGCCGAGACCGGGAATGGGCTACCTACACCTGTGTGCTGGGTTTTCACGTCTACG TACCCGTGCGCTCGTGCCAAG GCGCCGAGCCGCATGTACGGGGGCCACGGCAGCCACGTGACCAGCGTCCGATTCACGCACGACGACTCGCACCTCGTCTCGCTGGGCGGCAAGGACGCCAGCATCTTCCAGTGGCGAGTGCTGGGCGCTGGGGGCGCGGGGCCGGCGCCCGCCACGCCCTCTCGAACCCCCTCCCTGTCCCCCGCCTCCTCCCTCGACGTTTGATCGCTGCCTGGCGGGACCGACTGGCCCGGCGGCgtggccccgccccgccccgccctgccCTTCCCTGCCCTAATCCCCCACGACTAGGGGCCGACTCTTTCCTCGACTGA